The following are encoded in a window of Centroberyx gerrardi isolate f3 chromosome 1, fCenGer3.hap1.cur.20231027, whole genome shotgun sequence genomic DNA:
- the uqcrfs1 gene encoding cytochrome b-c1 complex subunit Rieske, mitochondrial: MMSLAARSGAFSPYMQATNFAVAGPLKALIPGVVVKGEKILLDTKKPFLCRESLSGQSPKTGPAVTVSINARAGVRFAHTDIKVPDFSGYRRPEVQDPNKTSQDSSEARRAFSYLFTGATTVVSVYAAKTVVSQFVSSMSASADVLALSKIEIKLSDIPEGKNMTFKWRGKPLFVRHRTENEISAEAGVNLAELRDPQHDKDRVLNPSWVIVLGVCTHLGCVPIANAGDFGGYYCPCHGSHYDASGRIRKGPAPLNLEVPYYEFPDEETVIVG; the protein is encoded by the exons ATGATGTCCCTTGCCGCTAGATCGGGGGCATTTTCCCCTTACATGCAGGCTACCAACTTTGCAGTAGCTGGCCCTCTGAAAGCCCTGATACCTGGGGTTGTTGTGAAGGGAGAGAAGATCTTGTTAGATACGAAGAAACCGTTCCTGTGCCGCGAATCCCTAAGCGGTCAAAGCCCAAAGACAGGGCCCGCCGTCACTGTTAGCATCAATG CCCGTGCCGGAGTCAGATTTGCCCACACAGATATCAAGGTGCCAGACTTCTCTGGCTACAGGCGCCCTGAGGTGCAGGACCCCAACAAGACCTCCCAGGACAGCAGTGAAGCCAGGAGGGCCTTCTCATACCTGTTCACCGGTGCGACGACCGTGGTGAGCGTCTACGCCGCCAAGACCGTGGTCAGTCAGTTCGTCTCCTCCATGAGCGCCTCGGCCGACGTCCTGGCCCTGTCCAAGATCGAGATCAAGCTGAGCGACATCCCCGAAGGCAAGAACATGACCTTCAAGTGGAGAGGCAAGCCGCTGTTCGTCCGCCACCGCACGGAAAATGAGATCTCCGCCGAGGCCGGCGTGAACCTGGCCGAGCTGCGCGACCCGCAGCACGACAAGGACCGCGTGCTCAACCCCAGCTGGGTCATCGTCCTCGGGGTGTGCACCCATCTGGGTTGCGTGCCCATCGCCAACGCCGGCGACTTCGGAGGCTACTACTGCCCCTGCCACGGCTCCCACTATGACGCCTCGGGCCGCATCAGGAAGGGCCCCGCCCCCCTCAACCTGGAGGTTCCCTACTACGAGTTCCCCGACGAGGAGACCGTGATtgtgggataa